Proteins from a genomic interval of Tepidisphaeraceae bacterium:
- a CDS encoding PEP-CTERM sorting domain-containing protein (PEP-CTERM proteins occur, often in large numbers, in the proteomes of bacteria that also encode an exosortase, a predicted intramembrane cysteine proteinase. The presence of a PEP-CTERM domain at a protein's C-terminus predicts cleavage within the sorting domain, followed by covalent anchoring to some some component of the (usually Gram-negative) cell surface. Many PEP-CTERM proteins exhibit an unusual sequence composition that includes large numbers of potential glycosylation sites. Expression of one such protein has been shown restore the ability of a bacterium to form floc, a type of biofilm.): MRNRVLVGQRRLSLALMAFAGLSLGTPAFGAKILMDFGNTATGTDAVGRAWNNIGTANDTVPNKVLNDTTGTDSGYRLTIANPPGTTNAVGFNAENTNGTPTPSGQAAARSYPSTATEDNLYGNVGTFNGLVVQGVRLTFSNLSPTEVYSLDFFASRLFVSDNRETEYAVTGAAGTTSVFLNPSNNEGNVVGVSGISPVETTSGSGLWQIVVDIDAGPNNNNTSKFFHVSVAELNSTLVPEPASLGLLGGALVLLGRRRRV; the protein is encoded by the coding sequence ATGCGCAATCGCGTTCTCGTGGGCCAACGGCGTTTATCTTTGGCACTGATGGCCTTCGCAGGCCTGTCTCTGGGCACGCCCGCGTTCGGGGCGAAGATCCTCATGGATTTCGGCAACACGGCGACCGGCACCGACGCGGTCGGGCGCGCGTGGAACAACATCGGGACGGCCAACGATACCGTGCCGAACAAGGTGCTGAACGACACCACGGGCACCGACAGCGGCTACCGGCTGACGATCGCCAACCCGCCCGGCACCACGAACGCCGTCGGCTTCAATGCCGAGAACACCAACGGCACGCCGACGCCGAGCGGCCAGGCGGCTGCGCGCAGCTATCCCAGCACGGCCACGGAAGACAACCTGTACGGCAACGTCGGTACGTTTAATGGCTTGGTCGTGCAGGGCGTCCGCCTGACGTTCTCGAACCTCAGCCCGACCGAGGTCTACAGCCTCGACTTCTTCGCCTCGCGCCTGTTCGTCTCCGACAACCGCGAGACCGAGTACGCCGTCACCGGGGCCGCCGGCACGACCAGCGTCTTCCTGAACCCGTCGAACAACGAAGGCAACGTCGTCGGCGTGTCGGGCATCAGCCCCGTCGAGACGACGTCCGGCTCGGGCCTGTGGCAGATCGTCGTCGACATCGACGCCGGCCCGAACAACAACAACACCAGCAAGTTCTTCCACGTCAGCGTCGCCGAACTGAACTCCACGCTGGTGCCGGAGCCGGCGTCGCTTGGCCTGCTGGGTGGGGCGCTCGTCCTGCTCGGCCGCCGTCGCCGCGTCTGA
- a CDS encoding family 16 glycosylhydrolase, translating to MGQFQHLPPWHGFSTRVFAPEHGLETRATSNGPTARNPVPAASRPAPPGATVRYSVPCLSPRPQARLGVPNRGTRHPALSGHKTPETYFKYGSVEWVAKMPNRKGSWPALWLLPVAGWPPEIDVYEGFGYNGSWVFASDLSTNLHGGDKLQRTFTRPAMRMKMSTFGLPNTLDSDFHTFAVTVDEDLITMFVDGVETMQYANPFKGETWYPLTNVAVKAKPESKYEDGSGAMVLKSLKVWRKE from the coding sequence GTGGGTCAGTTTCAACACCTTCCCCCGTGGCACGGGTTTTCAACCCGTGTCTTCGCTCCAGAACACGGGTTGGAAACCCGTGCCACTTCAAACGGACCCACTGCCCGGAATCCCGTGCCCGCCGCGTCCCGCCCCGCCCCGCCGGGTGCCACGGTACGGTACTCCGTGCCGTGTCTTTCCCCACGGCCTCAAGCACGGCTTGGAGTACCAAACCGTGGCACCCGGCACCCGGCACTGTCGGGCCATAAGACGCCGGAGACGTACTTCAAGTACGGCAGCGTGGAGTGGGTCGCGAAGATGCCCAACCGCAAGGGATCGTGGCCGGCGCTGTGGCTATTGCCGGTGGCGGGCTGGCCGCCGGAGATCGACGTGTACGAGGGGTTTGGCTACAACGGGTCGTGGGTCTTCGCGTCCGATCTCTCCACCAACCTGCACGGTGGCGACAAGCTGCAGCGCACGTTCACCCGCCCCGCCATGCGCATGAAGATGTCGACCTTCGGCCTGCCCAACACGCTCGACAGCGACTTCCACACCTTCGCCGTGACGGTGGATGAGGACCTGATCACGATGTTCGTCGACGGCGTGGAAACGATGCAGTACGCCAACCCCTTTAAAGGCGAAACCTGGTACCCATTAACCAACGTCGCCGTGAAGGCGAAGCCGGAGTCGAAGTACGAGGACGGCTCGGGCGCGATGGTGCTGAAGTCGCTGAAGGTGTGGCGGAAGGAGTAA
- a CDS encoding sigma-70 family RNA polymerase sigma factor, which translates to MFEEIVRRYAGMVFSVCLRTCKDAHDAEDATQAVFLALAVQCKSGNPVRHLPAWLRQVAKRTSLDVRKSRKRREAREARRSAENNGIINDDDKPSAMDLSEIGHVLSEELAKLPAKYRLPLVSLYFGGLSREEIAEQLGLKPGALGVRLHRARTMLGERLKRRGAITDGAVLSAGMAPLLETAFGQALTQRTVDAAAQVMLGHSLSGAVSANVLALMNGTYTVVSLGKLKIVASVVMLLATVAGGSMAAVRAPESIPSLVTHVRQWIEGLRFEFHLPRFELQASANDPVPQPALPQDRYATAPEGMSPEAMIGDVAHAPQPTTFVPAPQPAQSPAPAPRTTPSLLPPPGPRGNPFPTVIASTSTSTSSSMNLPDPIVREDDRDEVDAQQRAAANEPSRRPPAAPTAGSPVDGQDAIASIAPTYVGTSSGAVGVSHAPSQGSAFIASAARRPMRGRIAGPTVSVGAAAGTSGTLSIDGGTLVAGLEDIGREGQGTLAQNGGLNITTQLLLGEGAGGSGTYLLRRGELRFARNGSSASVGMVVGGRGRGTLLLGDALGSGNITTEPLSGVPIGTLPLPLTDRPFVIVRGSDMGSGVVRGWGRIDAPGGTFVNNGQVIADGYGQDRELALADFAQVDNLIENPTIGGNNGWFAQNRGQLTLPAHASATSPNTFTWGESQTDVTLDLVNSVRLVIDPPPQIVTVSLLSTDRSDIPQLPGGHSFIGVWSLDTGDVVPDSVDVSVRYDDALATNRGLDESGLKLWRYADGDWSLVTGQTFWRDVDNNLIGGKTDGLTLFAISAPEPGAVTTLLGLGAAALLRRRRR; encoded by the coding sequence GTGTTCGAGGAGATCGTCCGGCGATACGCCGGGATGGTCTTCTCGGTCTGCCTGCGCACGTGTAAAGATGCCCACGATGCCGAGGACGCCACGCAGGCGGTCTTCCTGGCGCTGGCGGTACAGTGCAAAAGCGGCAACCCGGTGCGCCACTTGCCGGCGTGGTTGCGGCAGGTCGCCAAGCGAACCAGCCTAGACGTGCGCAAGAGCCGCAAGCGACGGGAAGCGCGCGAGGCCCGCCGCAGTGCGGAGAACAACGGCATTATCAACGACGACGATAAGCCGTCGGCGATGGACCTGAGCGAGATCGGGCACGTTCTAAGTGAAGAACTGGCCAAGCTGCCGGCGAAGTATCGGTTGCCGTTGGTGTCGCTGTACTTTGGTGGGTTGTCGCGCGAGGAGATCGCCGAACAACTGGGCCTGAAGCCCGGTGCGCTGGGCGTGCGGCTGCACCGCGCCCGCACGATGCTCGGCGAACGCTTGAAGCGTCGCGGGGCGATCACCGATGGCGCCGTGCTGTCGGCCGGCATGGCGCCGCTGCTGGAGACGGCGTTCGGACAAGCGCTGACGCAGCGCACGGTGGACGCGGCCGCGCAAGTGATGCTCGGGCACAGCCTGAGTGGCGCGGTGTCGGCCAACGTGTTGGCGCTGATGAACGGCACGTACACGGTGGTGTCGCTCGGCAAGCTGAAGATCGTCGCGTCCGTCGTGATGCTGCTGGCAACCGTAGCGGGGGGCAGCATGGCGGCGGTGCGGGCGCCGGAATCGATCCCCAGCCTCGTAACGCACGTACGGCAGTGGATCGAAGGTTTACGCTTCGAGTTCCACCTGCCCCGGTTTGAACTGCAGGCGTCGGCGAACGACCCGGTGCCACAGCCTGCCTTGCCGCAGGATCGTTACGCGACCGCGCCCGAAGGAATGTCGCCCGAGGCGATGATCGGCGACGTGGCGCACGCCCCGCAACCAACGACCTTCGTGCCCGCGCCGCAGCCTGCTCAGTCGCCGGCGCCCGCGCCGCGGACGACGCCATCCCTACTGCCGCCGCCAGGCCCGCGCGGCAACCCGTTCCCCACGGTGATCGCCAGCACGTCGACGTCGACATCCAGCAGTATGAACCTGCCCGACCCGATCGTTCGCGAGGACGACCGGGACGAGGTGGACGCGCAACAGCGCGCCGCGGCCAACGAACCCTCGCGTCGGCCGCCCGCGGCACCGACGGCGGGCTCGCCGGTGGATGGGCAGGATGCGATCGCGTCGATCGCGCCGACGTATGTCGGCACGAGCAGTGGGGCCGTCGGCGTCTCGCACGCGCCATCGCAGGGGTCCGCCTTCATCGCCTCTGCGGCCCGGCGGCCGATGCGCGGGCGCATCGCGGGGCCCACCGTTTCCGTCGGCGCGGCCGCCGGCACCTCCGGCACGCTTTCGATCGATGGCGGCACGCTCGTCGCGGGCCTTGAAGACATCGGCCGGGAGGGCCAGGGCACGCTCGCGCAGAACGGTGGGCTGAACATCACCACGCAGTTGCTGTTGGGCGAAGGGGCCGGCGGCTCGGGAACCTACCTGTTGCGGCGCGGCGAACTGCGCTTTGCGCGCAACGGGTCGAGCGCGTCCGTGGGCATGGTCGTCGGTGGGCGCGGCCGCGGCACGCTGCTGCTGGGCGATGCGCTCGGCAGCGGGAACATCACGACCGAGCCGCTCAGCGGCGTTCCCATCGGCACGCTGCCTCTGCCGCTCACGGATCGTCCGTTCGTGATCGTGCGCGGCAGCGACATGGGCTCGGGTGTCGTGCGCGGCTGGGGGCGCATCGACGCGCCCGGCGGCACGTTCGTCAACAACGGACAGGTGATCGCCGACGGCTACGGGCAGGACCGAGAACTGGCGCTGGCCGACTTCGCGCAGGTCGACAACCTCATCGAGAACCCGACCATCGGTGGCAACAACGGCTGGTTCGCGCAGAACCGCGGGCAACTCACGTTGCCCGCGCACGCGTCGGCCACTTCGCCGAACACGTTCACGTGGGGCGAGAGCCAAACCGACGTCACGCTGGATCTGGTGAACAGCGTTCGGCTGGTCATCGATCCGCCGCCGCAGATCGTGACGGTCTCGCTGCTGTCGACCGACCGCAGCGATATCCCGCAATTGCCCGGCGGGCACAGCTTCATCGGCGTCTGGTCGCTGGACACGGGTGACGTGGTGCCCGACAGCGTCGACGTCAGCGTTCGCTACGACGACGCGCTGGCGACCAACCGCGGGCTGGACGAGTCTGGGCTGAAGCTGTGGCGTTACGCCGACGGCGACTGGTCGCTGGTAACCGGGCAGACGTTCTGGCGCGATGTCGACAACAACCTCATCGGCGGCAAGACCGATGGGTTGACCTTGTTCGCCATCTCCGCGCCCGAGCCCGGCGCGGTCACGACGCTATTGGGTCTAGGTGCCGCGGCGCTGCTGCGTCGGCGACGGCGCTAA